A region of Centropristis striata isolate RG_2023a ecotype Rhode Island chromosome 17, C.striata_1.0, whole genome shotgun sequence DNA encodes the following proteins:
- the cited1 gene encoding cbp/p300-interacting transactivator 1, translating to MTSLLFPGNAHAAMKDLSSSSSPLSSLLHYPSSKTSVVPFTPSAGPASSPGSPLTSSAPLSKPQPFCLQTGPHLIASMQLQKLNSHYQNLAGASAGHPAPGAAQRGFGASPLGTDRNQLLGPSGGLAGAGLGVGISMANQSSGAGGIIDFDPVDEEVLMSLVVELGLDRANELPELWLGQNEFDFMSDVPAGC from the coding sequence ATGACCTCACTGCTGTTTCCTGGCAACGCCCACGCTGCGATGAAggacctctcctcctcctcctctcctctcagctccctGCTCCACTACCCGTCCTCCAAAACCTCCGTCGTGCCGTTCACCCCGTCCGCCGGCCCCGCCTCCTCGCCGGGATCGCCGCTGACATCGTCGGCGCCGCTCTCCAAACCTCAGCCCTTCTGCCTCCAGACGGGGCCGCACCTCATCGCCAGCATGCAGCTGCAGAAGCTCAACTCGCACTACCAGAACCTCGCCGGCGCCTCCGCCGGACACCCGGCACCCGGCGCTGCACAACGGGGCTTCGGGGCCTCGCCCCTGGGCACGGATCGGAACCAGCTCCTGGGGCCGTCCGGAGGACTCGCAGGAGCCGGTCTGGGCGTCGGGATCTCCATGGCGAACCAAAGCTCCGGCGCCGGTGGAATTATCGACTTTGACCCCGTGGACGAGGAGGTCCTCATGTCGCTGGTGGTGGAGCTGGGACTGGACCGAGCCAACGAGCTGCCCGAGCTCTGGCTGGGTCAGAACGAGTTCGACTTCATGTCAGACGTCCCGGCAGGATGCTGA